The Mucilaginibacter gracilis genomic interval CGATACCTTTAGGCTAAACAGCAAAAACATTGATAGCGCCTTAACCCTGTCGCTATTCCCATCCATGAATGCGCTTAACGAGGTTGATATTAACGGCAAAAAAACAGGTGTATTAAATACCGATAGTAAACGGATAAGCGTTTTACAACTGGCACCATCAGCCTTAGATAAATTGCCCAACATAGGCGAGCGCGATGTGATGCGGGCATTCCAGCTAATGCCGGGGGTTAGTGCAACTAACGAATCGTCGTCGGGTGCATATGTACGTGGCGGAACGCCCGATCAAAACCTGGTAATGTTTGATGGCTTCACCGTCTATCAGGTTGATCACCTTTACGGTTTTTTTAGCGCCTTTAACAGTAACGCCGTTCGCGATGTTGAACTTTATAAAGGCGGTTTCTCTGCAAAATACGGTGGCCGGTTATCAAGCGTTACCGTAATTACAGGTAAAGACGGTAACAAAAACGAAGCCAATATTGGTGGCGATTTAAGCTTATTAAGTACCAATATTTATGCCGAAATGCCAATCGGCAGTACATCGTCGCTGCTAGTGGCTGCCAGGCGGTCGTACCAGGGGCCGTTGTACGATAAGCTTTTTGGGCAATTCAATACTTCTACTGCCAATAGTTCGCCCCCGGGTGGTGGCGGTGGCAGGCCGGGTGGCGGCGGGAGGGGTGGCTTTGCCAACCAGGTTACACCAGCATCAAACTTTTACGATTTAAACGCCAAATACGTGTACACGCCGTCAAAGCAAAACAGTTTTGCACTAAGCATATACAACGGTGCCGATAACCTAAACAATAGCCGCGAAATGAGCATACCAGCTTTTAGCGTGGCCAATGGAGGCAGCGATATTACCATTAACGACTATTCACGATCGGGCAATACCGGCGGCAGCTTAAAGTGGACGAGTACCATAAACCACAGGTTTTTTGCCAATACAGTAATTAGTTACTCTGAGTTTTTTAGCGATCGCAACCGTGGTACACAGGGCACGTCCGTAGATAGCGGCATTACTAAAAGCTTTAACAACGGCATGCTTGAACACAACTTGCTGCGCGATTTTAGTGCCAAGTCTGACTGGGAATTGCAGGTAACACCAAAAGCTAAATTGCTTTACGGCGGCTATGGTTCGTTGTTGCACATCCAATATTCATATACACAAAATGATACCAGTAAACTGATAAGCCAGGATAACCGCGGAACAATTGCAGGCGGTTATGCCGAACTGGAACTGGACCCAACCAACAAGCTACATGTGCAACCCGGCGTTAGGGAAACTTATTTCAGCCCAACGGGCCAGGTTTATGCCGAGCCAAGGCTATCAACAACTTACCAATTAACCGGCAGGTTTAATTTAAAGGCTGCTGTTGGTCGCTTTTACCAGTTTACCAACCAGGTTGTAAGGGAAGATATTGTTGGCGGCGACCGTAATTTTTGGGTATTGGCCAACAAATCAAATATCCCTGTAAGCAGGGCAGAGCATTACATTTTTGGTTTTAATTATGAAACTAAAGACTTTTTATTTGATGTTGAAGGCTATTACAAAAACCTAAACGGCTTAACTCAATACTCCATACGGCAGCAAGGCGGAACCAGCGGCGGCGGCGGACCTTTTAGCGCCAGCACAGGCACAAGCTCCACCATTACCGAAAACTTTTACAACGGTGTAGGCTACGCCGAAGGCATAGAGTTTTTACTACAAAAAAAGGCGGGTTCATACACGGGCTGGGTAAGCTATACTTTGGGCCAGGCAAAAAGCAAGTTTGATGCCTTTGGCAGCGATTATTTCTCGTCAAACCAGGATATTACGCACGAGTTTAAATCCATCAACATGTATCACCTGCAACGCTGGAGTTTTTCGGCAGTATTTATAGCCAGCACGGGGCACCCTTACACCGCTCCATTAGGCAGCTATACCGTTAACACGCTCGACGGCAATAAAACCACTTACCTAACCATAAGCGGCAAAAATGGCGAACGCTTACCGGCTTATCACCGTTTAGATATGTCGGCAACTTATGATATTCTAAAGTTCGACGGCGCAAAAACCGGCAGCATCGGCCTTTCGCTTTTCAATGTATACAACCATGTTAACACCTGGTACAACGAGTATTACATACAAAACAACCAGGTAATTACCACAACGGTAAAATATTTAGGTTTTACACCCAACATAACCCTTAGCTTAAAATGGAAATAAAATATAAACAATACCTGTTGTTAATTATCGCTATCAGTGCTTTTGCATTCTCGTCGTGCAAAAAAACCGAAACAAGCAATGTAGCTGCCGAACCTGTGGTTATTGGTTATCTAATTCCGGGGCAACCCATCAGCATTAAAGTTTATCAGCAAAAAGATATTTCGGATACTGCAAATTACGGCCCCGCTATAACAGGCTTAAAACTAACCTTATCAAATGGTACCAGCACGGTTAGCTTAACCGAAAGTGCAGCCGGAACTTATACGTACAGCAACCAGAGTTTTTTGGCTGCAGGTAAAACCTATACTTTGCAGTTTACTTATAACGGTTTGCTAATTTCGGCAAGTTCGGTTATGCCTGCCAAGCCTTTAAATTACACGGCAACGCGCACTTTAATTAATTTGCCGCTCTCGTCGTTAAGCGGGCCAGGCGCCACTGATGCGGTTGCTATTACTTTTAAATGGGACAATCCGGATTCGTTATATCACGTGTTGGTGTTTAAAAATGACGACGCTAACGCCTTTAACATTCATCCCGACAGAAACAGCGCACTTAATTTTACCCTAAATGCCAAGCAAGCCGCCGGTTACGATGTTTATTACCGCACTTTTAATTACATAGGTGTTTACCGGGCAATTTTGTTCCGTGTAAACAAAGAGTATCTGGATATTTTAAACAGCAATGCCAGCAGCACGTCACAAAACTTAACCAACCCGCCAACTAATATTACCAATGGCTTTGGCATCTTTTCGGCCATGCAGGCCGATACGATTAAATTAACCTTAACCCAATATTAGGGGCTTTAAATGCAATAAAAAAGGGGCGCAAATTAATTTTTGCACCCCTTTTTTTATTGAAAATA includes:
- a CDS encoding TonB-dependent receptor; the protein is MKKLFPALFIFTVFFGYSARAQYTKQILKKTVISHFYTCSLDEMLDTLSMKYKLPIFFEREPIHAMDVNNRFFNESLQNVLKFVCRENALQYWVENDGTIYILQKPDDLPHLKKLKQFRKDMALIKPIILEAPSGPPKHFDFSIVGRVTDQNTGESLPGATVKVRNTNINTLTNISGNFTLLKVPSDTVALEVSFVGYQPDTFRLNSKNIDSALTLSLFPSMNALNEVDINGKKTGVLNTDSKRISVLQLAPSALDKLPNIGERDVMRAFQLMPGVSATNESSSGAYVRGGTPDQNLVMFDGFTVYQVDHLYGFFSAFNSNAVRDVELYKGGFSAKYGGRLSSVTVITGKDGNKNEANIGGDLSLLSTNIYAEMPIGSTSSLLVAARRSYQGPLYDKLFGQFNTSTANSSPPGGGGGRPGGGGRGGFANQVTPASNFYDLNAKYVYTPSKQNSFALSIYNGADNLNNSREMSIPAFSVANGGSDITINDYSRSGNTGGSLKWTSTINHRFFANTVISYSEFFSDRNRGTQGTSVDSGITKSFNNGMLEHNLLRDFSAKSDWELQVTPKAKLLYGGYGSLLHIQYSYTQNDTSKLISQDNRGTIAGGYAELELDPTNKLHVQPGVRETYFSPTGQVYAEPRLSTTYQLTGRFNLKAAVGRFYQFTNQVVREDIVGGDRNFWVLANKSNIPVSRAEHYIFGFNYETKDFLFDVEGYYKNLNGLTQYSIRQQGGTSGGGGPFSASTGTSSTITENFYNGVGYAEGIEFLLQKKAGSYTGWVSYTLGQAKSKFDAFGSDYFSSNQDITHEFKSINMYHLQRWSFSAVFIASTGHPYTAPLGSYTVNTLDGNKTTYLTISGKNGERLPAYHRLDMSATYDILKFDGAKTGSIGLSLFNVYNHVNTWYNEYYIQNNQVITTTVKYLGFTPNITLSLKWK
- a CDS encoding DUF4249 family protein, encoding MEIKYKQYLLLIIAISAFAFSSCKKTETSNVAAEPVVIGYLIPGQPISIKVYQQKDISDTANYGPAITGLKLTLSNGTSTVSLTESAAGTYTYSNQSFLAAGKTYTLQFTYNGLLISASSVMPAKPLNYTATRTLINLPLSSLSGPGATDAVAITFKWDNPDSLYHVLVFKNDDANAFNIHPDRNSALNFTLNAKQAAGYDVYYRTFNYIGVYRAILFRVNKEYLDILNSNASSTSQNLTNPPTNITNGFGIFSAMQADTIKLTLTQY